A region of Lates calcarifer isolate ASB-BC8 unplaced genomic scaffold, TLL_Latcal_v3 _unitig_1815_quiver_853, whole genome shotgun sequence DNA encodes the following proteins:
- the LOC108890812 gene encoding scavenger receptor cysteine-rich type 1 protein M160-like: VCLSVCLSADSVRLVNGTSLCSGRLEVKTHQSNQWWSSVCEADFDLQDAEVVCRELGCGAPSVLQGALYGEVEAPMWTKEFQCGGQESALLDCRSSGSARTTCSPGKAVGLTCSEPFRLVGRASRCAGTLEMKQGEWRPAGVYDWTLKAAAVLCRQLDCGPYLSSARRMELSWRSAWSISSDCVQSGYALKDCSSSRSSSTILEIICSDSVRLVNGTSPCSGRLEVKTHQSNQWWSSVCEADFDLQDAEVVCRELGCGAPSVLQGALYGEVEAPMWTKEFQCGGQESALLDCRSSGSARTTCSPGKAVGLTCSEPVRLVGGASRCAGTLQVKLGDWRPVADSDWTLKAAAVVCRELDCGTAVSYRSRKESSERFVGRINSGCVQSGHALKGCVYFSPSSSILEITCSVRVNWEHLAEDPVHEIFNSHLWKHFSHIPGEVGDIESKWTMFKASIVEVTAGNCGQKVIGRKLSKRAKLSIYQSIYVPTFIFDSVRLVNGTSLCSGRLEVKTHQSNQWWSSVCKADFDLQDAEVVCRELGCGAPSVLQGALYGEVEAPMWTKEFQCGGQESALLDCRSSGSARTTCSPGKAVGLTCSEPFRLVGRASRCAGTLEMKLGEWRPVADSDWTLKDAAVVCRQLDCGTAVSYRSRKESSERSVWRMSPRCVQSGYALKDCSSSSSSSSILEIICSDSVRLVNGTSLCSGRLEVKTHQSNQWWSSVCEADFDLQDAEVVCRELGCGAPSVLQGALYGEVEAPVWTKEFQCGGQESALLDCRSSGSARTTCSPGKAVGLTCSEPVRLVGGASRCAGTLQVKRGEWRPVDDSDWNLKDAAVVCRELDCGTAVSYRSRKKSSERSAWSISSDCVQSGYALKDCSSSRSSSTILEIICSDSVRLVNGTSLCSGRLEVKTHQSNQWWSSVCEADFDLQDAEVVCRELGCGAPSVLQGALYGEVEAPMWTKEFQCGGQESALLDCRSSGSARTTCSPGKAVGLTCSGRSGAAALICFISVLIKLTLLVLLMTLFFVFRACQVGGTSQSLCSVTDSFPQQEVQPIISLFTDLLVQPVISLSSSMDGVSKAQQQGYSGVFRGFNFTISCSIQPQYPGGFFQLTFTSSNTTHNYTLSAVNHSAHFLFPAAEPAHQGDYTCVYHVYVFSHNFSSESRRLSLTVSGELKHRVQLRHQVRHMELWDLK; the protein is encoded by the exons gtctgtctgtctgtctgtctgtctgcagactcTGTCAGGCTGGTGAATGGGACCAGTCTGTGTTCAGGCAGACTGGAGGTGAAGACTCACCAGTCTAACCAGTGGTGGTCCTCAGTGTGTGAAGCTGACTTTGACCTGCAGGATGCAGAGGTGGTCTGTAGAGAGCTTGGCTGTGGGGCTCCTTCAGTCCTCCAGGGGGCGCTCTATGGAGAAGTGGAGGCTCCAATGTGGACCAAAGAGTTCCAGTGTGGAGGCCAAGAGTCTGCTCTCCTGGACTGTAGAAGCTCAGGCTCAGCTAGAACCACCTGCTCACCTGGTAAAGCTGTTGgactcacctgctcag AGCCATTCAGGTTGGTGGGACGAGCCAGTCGCTGTGCAGGTACACTGGAGATGAAACAAGGAGAGTGGAGACCAGCGGGTGTCTATGACTGGACCCTGAAGGCAGCAGCTGTGCTCTGTAGACAGCTGGACTGTGGACCTTATCTTTCATCTGCACGCAGAATGGAGTTGTCATGGAGGTCTGCATGGAGTATCAGCTCTGACTGTGTTCAGTCTGGATATGCTCTGAAGGATTGTTCATCATCACGTTCCTCTTCCACCATCCTGGAAATCATCTGTTCAG actcTGTCAGGCTGGTGAATGGGACCAGTCCGTGTTCAGGCAGACTGGAGGTGAAGACTCACCAGTCTAACCAGTGGTGGTCCTCAGTGTGTGAAGCTGACTTTGACCTGCAGGATGCAGAGGTGGTCTGTAGGGAGCTTGGCTGTGGGGCTCCTTCAGTCCTCCAGGGGGCGCTCTATGGAGAAGTGGAGGCTCCAATGTGGACCAAAGAGTTCCAGTGTGGAGGCCAAGAGTCTGCTCTCCTGGACTGTAGAAGCTCAGGCTCAGCTAGAACCACCTGCTCACCTGGTAAAGCTGTTGgactcacctgctcag AGCCTGTCAGGTTGGTGGGAGGAGCCAGTCGCTGTGCAGGTACACTGCAGGTGAAACTAGGAGATTGGAGACCAGTGGCTGACTCTGACTGGACCCTGAAGGCAGCAGCTGTAGTCTGTAGAGAGCTGGACTGTGGAACTGCTGTTTCATATAGAAGCAGAAAGGAGTCCTCGGAGAGGTTTGTAGGGAGGATCAACTCTGGCTGTGTTCAGTCTGGACATGCCCTGAAGGGATGTGTATATTTTAGtccctcttcctccatcctGGAAATCACCTGTTCAG TGAGGGTGAACTGGGAACATCTGGCAGAGGACCCTGTCCATGAAATCTTCAACTCCCACCTCTGGAAGCACTTTTCACACATCCCGGGTGAGGTCGGGGACATAGAGTCCAAATGGACTATGTTCAAGGCCTCCATTGTGGAGGTGACAGCTGGGAACTGTGGGCAGAAGGTCATTGGG aggaagCTGAGCAAGCGGGCAAAGCTCTCTATTTACCAGTCGATCTACGTCCCGACCTTCATCTTTG actcTGTCAGGCTGGTGAATGGGACCAGTCTGTGTTCAGGCAGACTGGAGGTGAAGACTCACCAGTCTAACCAGTGGTGGTCCTCAGTGTGTAAAGCTGACTTTGACCTGCAGGATGCAGAGGTGGTCTGTAGGGAGCTTGGCTGTGGGGCTCCTTCAGTCCTCCAGGGGGCGCTCTATGGAGAAGTGGAGGCTCCAATGTGGACCAAAGAGTTCCAGTGTGGAGGCCAAGAGTCTGCTCTCCTGGACTGTAGAAGCTCAGGCTCAGCTAGAACCACCTGCTCACCTGGTAAAGCTGTTGgactcacctgctcag AGCCATTCAGGTTGGTGGGACGAGCCAGTCGCTGTGCAGGTACACTGGAGATGAAACTAGGAGAGTGGAGACCAGTGGCTGACTCTGACTGGACCCTGAAGGACGCAGCTGTAGTCTGTAGACAGCTGGACTGTGGAACTGCTGTTTCATATAGAAGCAGAAAGGAGTCCTCAGAGAGGTCTGTATGGAGGATGAGCCCTCGCTGTGTTCAATCTGGATATGCTCTGAAGGATTGTTCATCATCTagttcctcttcctccatcctgGAAATCATCTGTTCAG actcTGTCAGGCTGGTGAATGGGACCAGTCTGTGTTCAGGCAGACTGGAGGTGAAGACTCACCAGTCTAACCAGTGGTGGTCCTCAGTGTGTGAAGCTGACTTTGACCTGCAGGATGCAGAGGTGGTCTGTAGGGAGCTTGGCTGTGGGGCTCCTTCAGTCCTCCAGGGGGCGCTCTATGGAGAAGTGGAGGCTCCAGTGTGGACCAAAGAGTTCCAGTGTGGAGGCCAAGAGTCTGCTCTCCTGGACTGTAGAAGCTCAGGCTCAGCTAGAACCACCTGCTCACCTGGTAAAGCTGTTGgactcacctgctcag AGCCTGTCAGGTTGGTGGGAGGAGCCAGTCGCTGTGCAGGTACACTGCAGGTGAAACGAGGAGAGTGGAGACCAGTGGATGACTCTGACTGGAACCTGAAGGATGCAGCTGTAGTCTGTAGAGAGCTGGACTGTGGAACTGCTGTTTCATATAGAAGCAGAAAGAAGTCCTCAGAGAGGTCTGCATGGAGTATCAGCTCTGACTGTGTTCAGTCTGGATATGCTCTGAAGGATTGTTCATCATCACGTTCCTCTTCCACCATCCTGGAAATCATCTGTTCAG actcTGTCAGGCTGGTGAATGGGACCAGTCTGTGTTCAGGCAGACTGGAGGTGAAGACTCACCAGTCTAACCAGTGGTGGTCCTCAGTGTGTGAAGCTGACTTTGACCTGCAGGATGCAGAGGTGGTCTGTAGGGAGCTTGGCTGTGGGGCTCCTTCAGTCCTCCAGGGGGCGCTCTATGGAGAAGTGGAGGCTCCAATGTGGACCAAAGAGTTCCAGTGTGGAGGCCAAGAGTCTGCTCTCCTGGACTGTAGAAGCTCAGGCTCAGCTAGAACCACCTGCTCACCTGGTAAAGCTGTTGgactcacctgctcaggtagAAGTGGAGCTGCAGCTTTGATTTGCTTCATTTCTGTTCTAATCAAACTCACTTTACTTGTTTTACTGATGACTCTCTTCTTTGTGTTCAGAGCCTGTCAGGTTGGTGGGACGAGCCAGTCGCTGTGCAG TGTGACAGACAGCTTTCCACAGCAGGAGGTTCAGCCAATCATCTCTCTGTTTACAGACCTGCTGGTTCAGCCAGTCATCTCACTGTCCTCCTCCATGGACGGGGTCTCCAAGGCCCAGCAGCAGGGGtattcaggtgtgttcaggggCTTCAACTTCACCATCAGCTGCTCCATCCAGCCACAGTACCCAGGAGGCTTCTTCCAGCtcaccttcacctcctccaaCACAACGCACAACTACACCCTGTCAGCTGTCAATCACTCtgcccacttcctgtttcctgctgcagagccCGCCCACCAAGGAGACTACACCTGTGTTTATCACGTCTATGTGTTTTCTCATAACTTCTCCTCTGAGAGCCGTCGGCTGTCCCTCACTGTCTCAGGTGAGCTGAAGCACAGAGTCCAGCTCAGACACCAGGTCCGACACATGGAATTATGGGACCTGAAGTAA